The Gasterosteus aculeatus chromosome 8, fGasAcu3.hap1.1, whole genome shotgun sequence genome has a window encoding:
- the zbtb7a gene encoding zinc finger and BTB domain-containing protein 7A isoform X2, whose product MSSGAGGRGGRRLRGTASGGGGGRGGAGEAEEGPVGIPFPEHSADILGSLNKQRLSGLLCDVLLVAEDQEFPAHRSVLASCSSYFHKLFTSGAAADQQNVYNIDFVAAEALGALLDFAYTATLTVSHSSVADILTAARLLEVPPVKDVCSHLLDTKVLSPPAGIERRDEDEDEEGKGRGGREQGNRVRAREYLEYFQKGAHWSSSCSTPELRDLATHLHFNHGNGGIPSNGAPVGPGEYYSPLALALAQAQAQTQEEEDEDDEDDEDGEAGQGNGAGLGSSFYPASQNGHFFLAPEAEDGSREARDRGSASALLQQMMDSIERQKERASTGEEQGDGDDPDMEFYLNYFNSTQHEDPASAAETQGVLWPSRGRTGPDGGGGGGEGGVGERGSGVGGGGGGGGGGSGGERKMRSKAFQKCPICSKVIQGAGKLPRHIRTHTGEKPYECAICKVRFTRQDKLKVHMRKHTGEKPYLCTQCGAAFAHNYDLKNHMRVHTGLRPYQCSSCFKTFVRSDHLHRHLKKDGCNGIPSRRGRKPRVREQGLLDAPLGLLGPGPDSGPGPRSIRGRRRSGASSTPEVEGPAGARAHSPRLQEFAGEAGP is encoded by the exons ATGTCGTCAGGAGCCGGTGGGAGGGGTGGAAGGCGGCTCAGGGGGACAGCaagcggcggcggaggagggaggggcggggccggCGAGGCAGAGGAAGGCCCCGTGGGGATCCCGTTCCCCGAGCACAGCGCCGACATCCTGGGCAGTCTGAACAAGCAGCGGCTCAGCGGCCTGCTGTGCGACGTGCTGCTGGTCGCCGAGGACCAGGAGTTCCCGGCTCACCGCTCCGTCCTGGCGTCCTGCAGCTCCTACTTTCACAAGCTCTTCACGTCGGGGGCCGCCGCAGACCAACAGAACGTCTACAACATCGACTTTGTGGCGGCAGAGGCTCTGGGAGCGTTGCTGGACTTTGCCTACACAgcgacattgacagtcagtcaCAGCAGCGTGGCGGACATCCTCACTGCCGCACGCCTCCTGGAAGTCCCACCTGTCAAGGACGTCTGTAGCCACCTGCTGGACACCAAAGTGCTCTCCCCGCCG GCGGGCATTGAGCGACGAgacgaagatgaagatgaggagggcAAGGGCAGAGGAGGCAGGGAGCAGGGCAACCGGGTCAGGGCCCGGGAGTACCTGGAGTACTTCCAGAAAGGGGCTcactggagcagcagctgcagcacgcCAGAGCTCAGGGACCTGGCCACACATCTGCACTTTAACCACGGTAATGGCGGGATCCCCAGCAACGGGGCTCCGGTCGGCCCCGGTGAGTACTACTCCCCCCTGGCCCTCGCCTTGGCCCAGGCCCAGGCCCAaacacaggaggaagaggacgaggacgatgaggacgacgaggacgggGAGGCGGGGCAGGGAAACGGGGCGGGTCTGGGATCATCTTTCTACCCTGCGTCCCAGAACGGCCACTTCTTCCTCGCCCCTGAGGCAGAGGATGGGAGTAGGGAGGCGAGGGACAGGGGTTCTGCCAGTGCACTCTTGCAGCAGATGATGGACTCCATCGAGAGGCAGAAAGAACGTGCGTCGACCGGGGAGGAACAGGGAGACGGGGACGACCCCGACATGGAATTTTACTTGAATTATTTTAACAGCACTCAGCATGAGGATCCAGCTTCTGCAGCTGAGACACAGGGAGTGCTTTGGCCATCACGAGGCAGAACAGGcccagacggaggaggaggaggaggagaggggggagtgggagagagaggcagcggggtcggaggaggaggaggaggaggtgggggcgggAGTGGAGGCGAGAGGAAGATGCGCTCTAAGGCCTTCCAGAAATGCCCCATATGCTCCAAGGTCATTCAAGGAGCAGGCAAGCTACCCCGCCACATCCGAACGCACACGGGAGAGAAACCGTATGAATGCGCCATCTGCAAAGTGCGCTTCACCAG acAGGACAAGCTCAAGGTTCACATGCGGAAGCATACAGGAGAGAAGCCTTACCTTTGTACGCAATGTGGCGCCGCCTTTGCTCACAACTACGACCTGAAGAACCACATGCGCGTGCACACGGGCCTGCGCCCCTACCAGTGCTCAAGCTGCTTCAAGACTTTTGTGCGCTCGGATCACCTGCACCGCCACCTCAAGAAGGACGGCTGCAACGGCATCCCGTCCCGCCGGGGCCGAAAGCCTCGGGTGCGGGAGCAGGGGCTCCTCGACGCCCCCCTGGGCCTGCTGGGCCCCGGCCCCGACTCGGGCCCCGGGCCTCGCTCCATCAGGGGACGGCGGCGCTCGGGGGCGTCCTCGACGCCGGAGGTGGAAGGGCCTGCCGGAGCCCGCGCGCACAGTCCTCGGCTGCAGGAGTTTGCGGGGGAGGCCGGTCCCTAA
- the zbtb7a gene encoding zinc finger and BTB domain-containing protein 7A isoform X1 has translation MFGAMRRCQDQTGRRTDGRTDTRVGAVLGGSAAGWWKMSSGAGGRGGRRLRGTASGGGGGRGGAGEAEEGPVGIPFPEHSADILGSLNKQRLSGLLCDVLLVAEDQEFPAHRSVLASCSSYFHKLFTSGAAADQQNVYNIDFVAAEALGALLDFAYTATLTVSHSSVADILTAARLLEVPPVKDVCSHLLDTKVLSPPAGIERRDEDEDEEGKGRGGREQGNRVRAREYLEYFQKGAHWSSSCSTPELRDLATHLHFNHGNGGIPSNGAPVGPGEYYSPLALALAQAQAQTQEEEDEDDEDDEDGEAGQGNGAGLGSSFYPASQNGHFFLAPEAEDGSREARDRGSASALLQQMMDSIERQKERASTGEEQGDGDDPDMEFYLNYFNSTQHEDPASAAETQGVLWPSRGRTGPDGGGGGGEGGVGERGSGVGGGGGGGGGGSGGERKMRSKAFQKCPICSKVIQGAGKLPRHIRTHTGEKPYECAICKVRFTRQDKLKVHMRKHTGEKPYLCTQCGAAFAHNYDLKNHMRVHTGLRPYQCSSCFKTFVRSDHLHRHLKKDGCNGIPSRRGRKPRVREQGLLDAPLGLLGPGPDSGPGPRSIRGRRRSGASSTPEVEGPAGARAHSPRLQEFAGEAGP, from the exons ATGTTCGGAGCCATGAGGAGGTGTCAGGATCAG acaggcagacggacagacggcAGGACGGATACACGAGTGGGGGCTGTGCTAGGCGGCTCGGCGGCAGGCTGGTGGAAGATGTCGTCAGGAGCCGGTGGGAGGGGTGGAAGGCGGCTCAGGGGGACAGCaagcggcggcggaggagggaggggcggggccggCGAGGCAGAGGAAGGCCCCGTGGGGATCCCGTTCCCCGAGCACAGCGCCGACATCCTGGGCAGTCTGAACAAGCAGCGGCTCAGCGGCCTGCTGTGCGACGTGCTGCTGGTCGCCGAGGACCAGGAGTTCCCGGCTCACCGCTCCGTCCTGGCGTCCTGCAGCTCCTACTTTCACAAGCTCTTCACGTCGGGGGCCGCCGCAGACCAACAGAACGTCTACAACATCGACTTTGTGGCGGCAGAGGCTCTGGGAGCGTTGCTGGACTTTGCCTACACAgcgacattgacagtcagtcaCAGCAGCGTGGCGGACATCCTCACTGCCGCACGCCTCCTGGAAGTCCCACCTGTCAAGGACGTCTGTAGCCACCTGCTGGACACCAAAGTGCTCTCCCCGCCG GCGGGCATTGAGCGACGAgacgaagatgaagatgaggagggcAAGGGCAGAGGAGGCAGGGAGCAGGGCAACCGGGTCAGGGCCCGGGAGTACCTGGAGTACTTCCAGAAAGGGGCTcactggagcagcagctgcagcacgcCAGAGCTCAGGGACCTGGCCACACATCTGCACTTTAACCACGGTAATGGCGGGATCCCCAGCAACGGGGCTCCGGTCGGCCCCGGTGAGTACTACTCCCCCCTGGCCCTCGCCTTGGCCCAGGCCCAGGCCCAaacacaggaggaagaggacgaggacgatgaggacgacgaggacgggGAGGCGGGGCAGGGAAACGGGGCGGGTCTGGGATCATCTTTCTACCCTGCGTCCCAGAACGGCCACTTCTTCCTCGCCCCTGAGGCAGAGGATGGGAGTAGGGAGGCGAGGGACAGGGGTTCTGCCAGTGCACTCTTGCAGCAGATGATGGACTCCATCGAGAGGCAGAAAGAACGTGCGTCGACCGGGGAGGAACAGGGAGACGGGGACGACCCCGACATGGAATTTTACTTGAATTATTTTAACAGCACTCAGCATGAGGATCCAGCTTCTGCAGCTGAGACACAGGGAGTGCTTTGGCCATCACGAGGCAGAACAGGcccagacggaggaggaggaggaggagaggggggagtgggagagagaggcagcggggtcggaggaggaggaggaggaggtgggggcgggAGTGGAGGCGAGAGGAAGATGCGCTCTAAGGCCTTCCAGAAATGCCCCATATGCTCCAAGGTCATTCAAGGAGCAGGCAAGCTACCCCGCCACATCCGAACGCACACGGGAGAGAAACCGTATGAATGCGCCATCTGCAAAGTGCGCTTCACCAG acAGGACAAGCTCAAGGTTCACATGCGGAAGCATACAGGAGAGAAGCCTTACCTTTGTACGCAATGTGGCGCCGCCTTTGCTCACAACTACGACCTGAAGAACCACATGCGCGTGCACACGGGCCTGCGCCCCTACCAGTGCTCAAGCTGCTTCAAGACTTTTGTGCGCTCGGATCACCTGCACCGCCACCTCAAGAAGGACGGCTGCAACGGCATCCCGTCCCGCCGGGGCCGAAAGCCTCGGGTGCGGGAGCAGGGGCTCCTCGACGCCCCCCTGGGCCTGCTGGGCCCCGGCCCCGACTCGGGCCCCGGGCCTCGCTCCATCAGGGGACGGCGGCGCTCGGGGGCGTCCTCGACGCCGGAGGTGGAAGGGCCTGCCGGAGCCCGCGCGCACAGTCCTCGGCTGCAGGAGTTTGCGGGGGAGGCCGGTCCCTAA